In Oryza glaberrima chromosome 8, OglaRS2, whole genome shotgun sequence, the following are encoded in one genomic region:
- the LOC127781752 gene encoding tonoplast dicarboxylate transporter-like yields MDKNGSSYGESSSDDVEAPLLLPAARSGTMAKGDRRRPASAAAAAWVRALLAHKYPAIAAGPAACAAVCAAVDLGDGHGEARNMLGVLAWVFLWWVTGAVPLAVASMAPLFLFPALGISSSDDVARAYMGDVISLVLGSFILALAVDHHRIHRRLALNVLSLFCGDPVRPSLLLLGVTGTTALVSMWIHNTACTVMMMPVATGILQRFPRGDIDDGGGQEVRRFSKAVVLGVVYASAIGGMATLTGTGVNIILVGMWSSYFPEQKPITFSSWMSFGLPMAIILFLALWLTLCLMYCSNNTAKALSAYLDRSHLRRELSLLGPMAFAEKMVLAVFGGLVVLWMTRNITDNIPGWGVLFHNKVGDGTVTIMMATLLFIIPSGKREGEKLMDWNKCKKIQWSIILLLGAGFAIADGFKTSGLTDILSNGLRFLKGAPTLVIVPVACVFSGIMTEFTSDDSTTTLVLPLFAELAKSIEVHPALLMVSGAIGAQLSYLLPTGSPSNVVGFSTGYITIKDLVATGLPLKIVAIAALTVLLPTLGSTIFGMDIKS; encoded by the exons ATGGACAAGAACGGCAGCAGCTACGGCGAGAGCTCGTCGGACGACGTGgaggcgccgctgctgctgccggcggcgaggagcgggacGATGGCGAAGGGTGATCGTCGACgtccggcgtcggcggcggcggcggcgtgggtgcGCGCTCTGCTCGCGCACAAGTACCCGGCGATCgcggcggggccggcggcgtgcgcggcggtGTGCGCCGCCGTGGACCTCGGGGACGGGCACGGCGAGGCGCGGAACATGCTGGGCGTGCTGGCGTGGGTGTTCCTCTGGTGGGTCACCGGCGCcgtgccgctcgccgtcgcgtccATGGCGCCGCTGTTCCTCTTCCCGGCCCTGGGgatctcctcctccgacgacgtCGCCAGGGCGTACATGGGCGACGTCATCTCCCTCGTCCTCGGCAGCTtcatcctcgccctcgccgtcgaccaccaccgcatccaccgccgcctcgccctcaaCGTGCTGTCCCTCTTCTGCGGCGATCCGGTGCGgccgtcgctgctgctcctCGGCGTCACCGGCACGACCGCGCTCGTCAGCATGTGGATCCACAACACGGCGTGCACGGTCATGATGATGCCGGTGGCGACGGGGATCCTGCAGAGGTTCCCCCGCGGCGacatcgacgacggcggcgggcaggaggTGCGGCGATTCTCCAAAGCGGTGGTGCTCGGCGTGGTGTACGCGTCGGCGATCGGCGGCATGGCGACGCTGACCGGCACCGGCGTGAACATCATCCTGGTGGGGATGTGGTCGTCCTACTTCCCGGAGCAGAAGCCCATCACCTTCAGCTCATGGATGTCCTTCGGCCTCCCCATGGCGATCATCCTCTTCCTCGCGCTCTGGCTCACCCTCTGCCTCATGTACTGCTCCAACAACACCGCCAAGGCCCTCTCCGCCTACCTCGACAGAAGCCATTTGAGAAGAGAGCTCAGCTTGTTAG GTCCAATGGCTTTTGCAGAGAAGATGGTCTTGGCTGTGTTTGGG ggccTAGTTGTGCTGTGGATGACTAGGAACATAACAGACAACATCCCTGGATGGGGAGTTCTCTTCCACAATAAAGTTGGGGATGGCACAGTTACT ATCATGATGGCCACCCTGCTGTTCATAATCCCCAGCGGGAAGAGGGAGGGTGAGAAGCTGATGGACTGGAACAAGTGCAAGAAGATCCAGTGGAGCATCATCCTTCTCCTCGGCGCAGGATTCGCCATTGCCGATGGCTTCAAGACGAGTGGCCTCACCGACATCCTCTCCAACGGCCTCAGGTTCCTGAAAGGGGCGCCGACGCTGGTGATCGTGCCTGTCGCCTGCGTTTTCAGCGGGATCATGACAGAGTTCACTTCTGACGACTCAACCACGACGCTGGTGCTGCCATTGTTCGCTGAACTTGCCAAATCCATTGAGGTGCACCCTGCCTTGCTCATGGTTTCCGGCGCAATCGGGGCCCAGTTGTCATACTTGTTGCCCACCGGATCGCCGTCAAACGTTGTCGGCTTCAGCACCGGCTACATTACCATCAAGGATCTGGTGGCCACTGGGTTGCCCCTGAAAATTGTTGCCATTGCAGCTCTGACAGTCTTACTGCCAACATTAG GATCAACGATTTTTGGCATGGACATCAAGTCATAG